The uncultured Desulfuromonas sp. genome has a segment encoding these proteins:
- the mraZ gene encoding division/cell wall cluster transcriptional repressor MraZ: MSFSGTFFNNIDPKGRLSIPAKMRGLLADVYGDEELVVTRRKDALVAYPTSEWTKIKARVDAMPNGDTKDLIYRNRISPAIDCGFDRQGRIAIPPSLRSLAMFDKEIVVVGMANKIELWSQARFNEQMQESEAQLETLKAELGDLGF, encoded by the coding sequence ATGAGTTTCTCCGGGACATTCTTCAACAACATCGATCCGAAAGGACGTTTGAGCATTCCCGCCAAAATGCGTGGACTGCTGGCGGACGTTTACGGCGATGAAGAGTTGGTGGTGACCCGTCGCAAGGACGCTCTGGTCGCTTATCCCACCTCGGAGTGGACCAAGATCAAGGCGCGCGTGGATGCCATGCCCAATGGCGACACCAAAGACCTGATTTACCGAAACCGGATCAGTCCGGCGATTGATTGCGGATTTGACCGCCAGGGGCGCATTGCCATCCCGCCGTCTTTGCGCAGTCTGGCCATGTTTGATAAAGAGATTGTCGTTGTCGGTATGGCCAACAAGATTGAGCTGTGGAGCCAGGCGCGCTTCAACGAGCAGATGCAGGAGTCTGAAGCTCAACTTGAAACCCTGAAAGCCGAACTCGGCGATCTGGGCTTCTAA
- the rsmI gene encoding 16S rRNA (cytidine(1402)-2'-O)-methyltransferase, with translation MSEAHHCGALYVVATPIGNLEDMTFRAIRVLKDVALIAAEDTRHSRRLCTHFGIDTPLTSCFEHNEARKGDYLIERLQRGEDIALISDAGTPAISDPGSLLVQRCCEAGIVVHPVPGASACVAALSMAGLPTDRFCFEGFLPAKQQARRQALQPFVAEQRTTVFYEAPHRLVNFLGDVMEVLGAERQLVVVRELTKLHEERIGGTAREVLEHFAEGKVRGEIVVLLAPAEPQPVEESVEESLLRELRASDQPMKAVAKQVAKLHGLSGSEVYALAVQLKEQGRLDSQ, from the coding sequence ATGTCTGAGGCGCACCATTGCGGGGCCTTGTACGTGGTGGCGACACCGATCGGCAATCTGGAGGACATGACCTTTCGCGCCATCCGGGTGCTCAAGGACGTGGCGTTGATTGCCGCGGAGGATACCCGCCATAGTCGGCGGCTTTGTACCCATTTCGGCATTGATACGCCGCTAACCTCCTGCTTCGAACATAATGAGGCGCGTAAGGGGGATTATCTGATCGAACGCTTGCAGCGTGGTGAGGATATTGCCCTGATCAGTGACGCCGGAACTCCGGCTATTTCCGACCCCGGTAGTCTGCTGGTGCAGCGCTGCTGCGAGGCGGGGATCGTCGTGCATCCGGTACCGGGAGCCAGCGCCTGTGTCGCCGCCCTGTCCATGGCCGGTTTGCCGACGGACCGGTTTTGCTTCGAGGGGTTTCTGCCGGCCAAGCAACAGGCGCGCCGCCAGGCTTTGCAACCGTTTGTCGCTGAACAACGTACGACGGTGTTCTATGAGGCACCGCACCGCCTGGTAAATTTTCTTGGCGATGTCATGGAGGTGTTGGGCGCGGAGCGACAACTGGTGGTGGTGCGTGAACTGACCAAGCTCCATGAGGAGCGGATTGGCGGAACCGCCCGAGAGGTGCTGGAGCATTTCGCCGAGGGCAAAGTGCGTGGCGAAATCGTCGTGCTGTTGGCCCCGGCTGAGCCTCAGCCCGTTGAGGAAAGCGTTGAGGAGTCGTTGCTGCGTGAATTGCGCGCGTCTGATCAGCCGATGAAGGCGGTGGCCAAACAGGTCGCCAAGCTGCATGGCCTCAGCGGCAGTGAGGTGTATGCGCTGGCCGTCCAGCTTAAAGAGCAGGGGCGGCTTGATTCTCAGTAG
- a CDS encoding helix-hairpin-helix domain-containing protein, which produces MLTQALKDALNQLTFEHLTLQRLFNLLQQPQSIPQLDEDQLVEFLTIANTFYRDGQPLISDRDYDHIALAELKKRRPDHPFLHTVEPEPEFSGKTVELPTRMLSTEKAYTDKELGDWLKRIHKAAAEIGREPGSLEFRVTPKLDGFAAYDDGTRLYTRGDGRRGTDITRAFERGLVVADNQPRGLGAGEIVVQRSYFDDNLSQDYENPRNFQASVVKEKALEPAVQQALADKAVVFYPFSSLPERQRSADNLIESVADLSRELRDSLDYDMDGIVIEITDDELKTYMGATRHHHRWQIAYKQNQEKAEVKVLQVVPQTSRSGRVNPVAEVEPTRLSGALIQRATAHHYGMVRDKGIGPDAVIELTRSGEVIPKIIDVIKAVEPQIPATCPSCDSELFWDNDYLYCPNNTGCPAQITHTIEHFFRTLGNIDGFGPATIEKLYANEIRTIDAVYHLQADQLEGMGLGPKQSENLVNELQRSRQEAIDDWRFLAAFGVFRMGGGNCERLLSHHRLEDIFTLSEEHIVAIEGFAEKTAEVVVKGFARIRPLFDQLQALGFTLHRTPLVSELQASGTLSPIAGKLLVFTGTMTRGSRDDMKAEAKKLGAKVGASVTGKTDYLVTGEKVAPAN; this is translated from the coding sequence ATGCTGACTCAAGCCCTGAAAGACGCCCTTAATCAGCTCACTTTTGAGCATCTGACGTTGCAACGCCTGTTCAATCTGCTACAGCAGCCGCAGTCGATCCCCCAACTGGACGAGGATCAGCTGGTCGAATTTCTGACCATCGCCAACACCTTTTACCGCGATGGGCAGCCGTTGATTTCCGACCGTGACTACGATCATATTGCCCTGGCCGAGCTGAAAAAACGTCGCCCCGACCATCCGTTTCTCCACACGGTTGAACCGGAGCCGGAGTTCTCCGGCAAAACCGTTGAGCTGCCGACGCGCATGCTGTCGACGGAAAAAGCCTACACCGACAAGGAACTGGGCGATTGGCTGAAACGCATCCATAAGGCGGCGGCCGAAATCGGCCGCGAACCCGGCAGCCTGGAATTTCGCGTCACGCCCAAACTGGACGGCTTCGCCGCTTACGATGACGGCACGCGCCTTTACACGCGTGGCGACGGTCGCCGCGGCACCGACATCACCCGCGCCTTCGAGCGTGGTCTGGTGGTTGCCGACAACCAGCCACGCGGTCTGGGAGCAGGTGAAATCGTTGTCCAGCGCAGTTATTTCGACGACAACCTGTCTCAAGACTATGAAAATCCGCGCAATTTCCAGGCCAGCGTCGTCAAGGAAAAGGCTCTGGAGCCCGCGGTGCAGCAGGCGCTGGCGGACAAAGCGGTGGTCTTTTACCCCTTCAGTTCCCTTCCGGAACGACAGCGCAGCGCAGACAATCTGATCGAATCCGTTGCGGATCTCAGCCGTGAGCTGCGCGACAGCCTCGATTACGACATGGACGGCATTGTCATTGAAATCACCGATGACGAACTGAAAACCTACATGGGCGCCACCCGCCACCACCATCGCTGGCAGATCGCCTACAAACAGAATCAGGAAAAAGCCGAGGTCAAAGTCCTCCAGGTGGTTCCGCAGACATCACGCTCGGGCCGCGTCAACCCCGTGGCCGAAGTGGAACCGACCCGCCTCAGCGGTGCCCTGATCCAACGTGCCACCGCCCACCATTACGGCATGGTCCGTGATAAGGGGATCGGCCCCGATGCCGTGATTGAGCTGACCCGCAGCGGCGAAGTCATTCCCAAAATCATTGACGTCATCAAGGCGGTTGAGCCGCAGATCCCGGCGACCTGCCCCAGTTGCGACAGCGAGCTGTTCTGGGATAACGACTACCTTTACTGTCCCAACAACACCGGATGCCCGGCTCAGATCACCCACACCATCGAGCACTTCTTCCGTACTCTGGGCAACATCGACGGCTTTGGCCCGGCGACCATTGAAAAACTGTATGCCAACGAGATTCGCACCATTGATGCCGTTTATCATCTGCAGGCGGATCAACTCGAAGGGATGGGACTCGGCCCCAAGCAGTCGGAAAACCTGGTCAACGAGCTGCAGCGCAGCCGCCAGGAGGCTATTGACGACTGGCGTTTTCTTGCCGCCTTTGGTGTGTTTCGCATGGGTGGCGGCAACTGTGAGCGGCTGCTTAGCCATCACCGCCTCGAAGATATTTTCACCCTCAGCGAAGAGCACATTGTCGCCATCGAAGGGTTTGCCGAAAAAACCGCGGAAGTGGTCGTCAAAGGGTTCGCCCGCATTCGCCCGTTGTTTGATCAATTACAGGCCCTGGGATTCACCCTGCACCGCACCCCTCTGGTCAGCGAGCTGCAGGCCAGCGGCACATTAAGCCCGATTGCCGGAAAACTGCTGGTATTCACCGGCACCATGACCCGCGGCAGCCGTGATGACATGAAAGCCGAAGCCAAAAAACTCGGCGCCAAAGTGGGTGCATCAGTGACCGGAAAAACCGACTACCTGGTCACCGGAGAAAAGGTTGCGCCAGCAAATTGA
- a CDS encoding penicillin-binding protein, translating into MSSRKRSLSDKAPRRKPAHPHQEAKAVRRRILLVGGCFVAVFFMLLGRAFYLQVWTAEQWQKRASSQHTKTISLTPQRGAIYDRNGEPLAISLEADSVYVNPTETKRLLKEQQQRLEENPDSDETVYSYELIAKKLGAILSLKPMTIRGKLERDKKFIWIKRRISAKESQRLDQVDLPGIHTIKEHVRSYPQGRVAGQVLGFSGADNEGLEGIERRYNGLVAGDGSYLSVQADGGRRGIGSGQQVFKGRQGKDLYLTIDTQLQFIVEKELLAAVKEAQARAGSAIMMDPYSGEILAMSSIPDYDPNHFRRSRAGARRNRVVCDTFEPGSTFKLFLLASALDTGTVSAKDTIDCGHGAYKVGGKVIHDHRSMGRLTVSDVLKYSSNIGCAKIAQKLGKETFYDYLRSFGFGERTGIDFDGEGSGVLRPPQRWFEIDLAAISFGQGVTATALQLATAASAIVNGGELMHPYLVRRIRDTRNEISEDLKPMVVRRVIGRDVALALRNMMITVTDADGTGSRAQVPGFEVGGKTGTAQKVDPVTGTYSVDKRVSSFIGFAPARDPKIVVLVTLDEPEGKAYGGLLAAPVFSRIVEQSLQYLHIPATRAVAANEPAPQIEAPIEVPHVPVLVSEQVDRVVGAKVMPDCRGLTARQILELMENSGLNIKIIGEGRVVTQSPRPGAAISAKVATWVRLQSPEQEDSQ; encoded by the coding sequence TTGAGTTCACGGAAACGCTCTCTATCTGATAAAGCTCCACGACGTAAACCAGCACATCCACACCAGGAAGCCAAAGCGGTTCGCCGCCGGATTCTGCTGGTGGGCGGCTGTTTTGTCGCAGTTTTTTTTATGCTTTTGGGGCGTGCCTTCTATCTGCAGGTATGGACTGCGGAACAGTGGCAGAAGCGCGCCTCCAGTCAACACACGAAAACCATCTCTCTTACGCCCCAGCGTGGTGCGATTTATGACCGCAATGGGGAACCTCTGGCCATCAGCCTTGAAGCTGATTCCGTCTATGTGAACCCGACCGAAACCAAACGGCTGCTGAAGGAGCAGCAACAGAGGCTGGAGGAAAATCCCGATTCTGATGAAACCGTTTATTCGTATGAGCTGATCGCTAAAAAGCTCGGAGCAATTCTTTCTCTGAAACCGATGACCATTCGGGGCAAGCTGGAACGGGACAAAAAGTTTATCTGGATCAAGCGGCGGATTTCCGCGAAGGAAAGTCAACGGCTTGATCAGGTGGATCTGCCGGGGATCCACACCATTAAAGAGCATGTGCGCTCCTATCCGCAAGGCCGGGTGGCCGGCCAGGTGTTGGGATTCTCCGGCGCCGACAATGAGGGGCTGGAAGGGATTGAACGGCGTTATAACGGCCTGGTTGCCGGAGACGGCAGTTATCTGAGTGTCCAGGCGGACGGCGGGCGACGCGGGATCGGCAGTGGGCAGCAGGTTTTCAAGGGCCGTCAGGGCAAGGATTTGTATCTGACCATTGATACGCAGCTGCAGTTTATCGTTGAAAAAGAGTTGCTGGCGGCAGTCAAGGAAGCGCAGGCACGAGCGGGCAGTGCCATTATGATGGACCCGTACAGCGGTGAAATTCTGGCGATGTCCAGTATTCCCGATTACGACCCCAATCATTTTCGCCGTTCGCGGGCGGGAGCACGCCGCAACCGGGTGGTGTGTGACACGTTTGAACCCGGCTCGACGTTTAAACTGTTTTTGCTGGCATCAGCCCTGGATACCGGGACGGTTTCGGCAAAAGACACCATCGATTGCGGTCATGGTGCCTACAAGGTTGGCGGTAAAGTGATCCATGACCATCGTTCCATGGGCCGCCTGACCGTCAGTGATGTGCTCAAGTACAGCTCGAATATCGGCTGTGCCAAAATCGCCCAGAAACTGGGGAAAGAGACGTTTTACGATTATTTGCGGTCGTTTGGTTTCGGCGAACGTACCGGTATCGATTTTGACGGCGAAGGCAGTGGCGTGTTGCGGCCGCCGCAGCGCTGGTTCGAGATTGACCTGGCGGCGATTTCATTTGGTCAGGGGGTGACGGCCACGGCACTGCAATTGGCCACCGCGGCCAGTGCCATTGTCAATGGCGGTGAATTGATGCATCCCTACCTGGTGCGGCGGATTCGCGATACCCGTAATGAGATCAGCGAGGATCTGAAACCGATGGTGGTGCGCCGGGTGATCGGCCGCGATGTGGCTTTGGCGTTACGCAACATGATGATCACCGTCACCGATGCCGACGGCACCGGTTCTCGAGCCCAGGTGCCGGGTTTTGAAGTGGGTGGCAAGACGGGCACAGCGCAGAAGGTTGATCCGGTCACCGGAACCTACTCCGTCGATAAGCGGGTGTCGTCGTTTATCGGGTTTGCGCCGGCCCGTGATCCGAAGATCGTTGTGCTGGTGACGCTGGATGAGCCGGAGGGCAAAGCGTATGGCGGTTTGCTGGCAGCGCCGGTGTTTTCCCGCATTGTCGAACAGTCGCTGCAGTACCTGCACATTCCGGCGACGCGGGCCGTGGCCGCCAACGAACCCGCGCCGCAGATCGAAGCACCGATTGAGGTTCCCCATGTGCCGGTGCTGGTGTCTGAACAGGTGGATCGGGTGGTTGGTGCCAAGGTGATGCCGGATTGTCGCGGGCTCACGGCACGGCAGATCCTCGAACTGATGGAAAACAGCGGATTGAATATCAAAATTATCGGCGAGGGGCGCGTCGTCACTCAGTCGCCCCGTCCCGGAGCGGCCATTTCAGCCAAAGTGGCCACCTGGGTCCGTTTGCAATCTCCAGAGCAGGAGGATAGTCAATGA
- the rsmH gene encoding 16S rRNA (cytosine(1402)-N(4))-methyltransferase RsmH has product MADDDFVHQSVMPTETLELLDLHAGDTVLDGTLGGAGHSRLILEATAPDGVLIGLDRDHDALAHGAEVLAPYGERVILRHANFAEAAQVVAALGIDGLNGMLLDLGVSSYQLDQAERGFSFRADAPLDMRMDQQGEETAADVVNTASVEELTLIFKKYGEERWAGKIARRIERTRQQTPITTTLQLAELVKETVPGGKVPARIHPATRVFQALRIRVNNELDSVAQGVEQGINLLKPGGVLAVISFHSLEDRIVKNIFRHRASPCVCPPRLPMCACGKKADVELLTRRGVRAGETEIAENPRSRSAVLRAVRRLDVTG; this is encoded by the coding sequence ATGGCTGACGACGATTTTGTTCATCAGTCGGTGATGCCGACGGAGACCCTGGAGCTCTTGGATCTCCATGCCGGAGACACGGTACTTGACGGCACCCTGGGTGGAGCGGGCCATTCCCGCTTGATCCTCGAAGCGACGGCCCCGGACGGCGTGTTGATCGGCCTGGACCGTGATCACGACGCCCTGGCTCACGGCGCGGAAGTTCTGGCCCCATATGGCGAGCGCGTTATTTTACGCCATGCCAATTTTGCCGAGGCCGCTCAGGTCGTGGCGGCGTTGGGCATTGACGGATTGAACGGCATGCTGCTTGACCTTGGCGTTTCGTCCTATCAGCTGGATCAGGCGGAACGGGGTTTTTCGTTTCGGGCCGATGCGCCGCTGGATATGCGCATGGATCAGCAGGGTGAGGAAACCGCTGCCGATGTTGTCAATACCGCGTCGGTGGAAGAGTTGACGCTGATCTTTAAAAAGTACGGTGAGGAACGTTGGGCCGGGAAGATTGCCCGCCGTATTGAGCGGACCCGTCAGCAGACCCCGATCACCACGACCCTGCAACTGGCTGAACTGGTCAAGGAAACGGTGCCGGGCGGCAAGGTACCGGCCCGGATTCATCCGGCCACCCGGGTGTTTCAGGCGTTGCGGATTCGGGTCAACAATGAGCTGGACAGTGTCGCCCAAGGGGTCGAGCAGGGAATTAATCTGCTCAAACCCGGAGGTGTTCTGGCGGTGATCAGTTTTCACTCGTTGGAAGACCGGATTGTAAAAAATATTTTCAGACATCGTGCTTCACCGTGTGTGTGTCCACCGCGGTTGCCGATGTGTGCATGTGGCAAAAAGGCCGACGTCGAACTGTTGACGCGGCGAGGCGTTCGCGCAGGCGAGACGGAGATTGCGGAGAATCCCCGCTCTCGCAGCGCGGTTTTAAGGGCGGTTCGCCGACTGGATGTGACCGGATAG
- a CDS encoding CNNM domain-containing protein, with protein MTEDQWYRLLIMGVLFIMSAFFSGSETALLAIDRLRVKYLVEKKRRGAQELEKLLDNPEWLLGGILVGNNLVNIALSVFATTFFVELYGAHGDLLTILVLTPLLLIISEVCPKTYAARRAEQVSFRVLRPIRAILWILAPVIWLVTGLSSLVTRLFKVDSSASILSADEIKTMIAIGAKSGTLAGEQRRMLDGVFELSQLRVRDLMIPRTEVMGVEVDAPFQELLNQVKRSTHSRFPVYKDTLDNIMGVIHSKDVLRFVDCPHNFNMREVMRRPYFVPEAKQVEALLLAFRRRRIHLAVVLDEYGGVEGIVTLEDVLEEIVGEIRDEYDQEESGITPITPHRFLVEGGVGLRQVNRHLGLHLSEEDATTLAGLMLRCLGQIPQEGDQCDIGEVTLIARKLDQQRIDQIELCLPSAEK; from the coding sequence ATGACGGAAGACCAGTGGTATCGCCTGTTGATCATGGGCGTGTTGTTTATCATGTCAGCGTTTTTTTCGGGGTCGGAGACGGCCCTGTTGGCCATTGACCGGTTGCGGGTCAAATATCTGGTGGAAAAAAAACGTCGCGGCGCACAGGAATTGGAAAAACTTCTCGACAACCCGGAATGGTTGCTGGGCGGCATCCTGGTGGGTAATAACCTGGTCAATATCGCTTTGTCGGTGTTTGCCACCACCTTCTTCGTTGAACTCTATGGAGCCCATGGCGATCTGTTGACCATTCTCGTGTTGACGCCGCTGTTGCTGATTATTTCCGAAGTCTGTCCGAAAACCTATGCCGCCCGTCGCGCCGAACAGGTATCGTTCCGAGTGTTGCGACCCATTCGTGCGATTTTATGGATTCTGGCGCCGGTGATCTGGTTGGTCACCGGCCTGTCCAGCCTGGTCACCCGGCTGTTCAAGGTCGATTCCTCGGCCAGTATCCTGTCGGCGGATGAGATCAAAACCATGATCGCCATCGGCGCCAAGTCAGGCACTTTGGCTGGCGAACAGCGGCGTATGCTCGACGGCGTGTTTGAGCTGTCGCAATTGCGGGTGCGCGACCTGATGATTCCGCGCACTGAAGTGATGGGCGTTGAAGTCGATGCACCGTTCCAGGAATTGCTCAATCAGGTCAAGCGATCCACCCATTCCCGTTTCCCGGTGTACAAAGATACCCTGGACAACATCATGGGGGTCATCCATTCCAAGGATGTGCTGCGGTTTGTCGATTGTCCGCATAATTTCAACATGCGCGAAGTGATGCGTCGGCCTTATTTTGTGCCCGAAGCCAAGCAGGTCGAAGCATTGCTGCTGGCGTTTCGCCGTCGTCGCATCCATCTGGCCGTGGTCTTGGACGAGTATGGCGGGGTCGAGGGCATCGTCACTCTGGAGGACGTTCTCGAAGAGATTGTCGGCGAGATCCGCGATGAATACGACCAGGAGGAATCCGGTATTACCCCGATCACGCCACACCGCTTTCTGGTGGAAGGCGGTGTCGGCTTGCGCCAGGTCAATCGTCACCTCGGTCTGCATCTGTCGGAAGAGGATGCCACCACATTGGCCGGTCTGATGTTGCGTTGCCTTGGACAGATTCCCCAAGAGGGGGATCAGTGTGATATCGGCGAGGTGACGTTGATAGCCCGCAAGCTGGATCAGCAACGCATTGATCAGATTGAGTTATGTTTGCCTTCCGCGGAAAAGTGA
- a CDS encoding cell division protein FtsL, whose product MIDITWPRSGVSINRPRVSTILAAIAILMVVGVFHVWLRMEVTRCEYEVSTLEKNIRAEEYEFKTLEVALGKLTNPRQLQRVATSRLGLHEPQANQVVTVK is encoded by the coding sequence ATGATTGATATTACCTGGCCAAGAAGCGGTGTGAGTATCAACCGTCCCAGGGTATCGACGATCCTGGCAGCGATTGCCATTCTCATGGTTGTCGGAGTATTCCACGTCTGGTTGCGGATGGAAGTCACACGGTGTGAGTACGAGGTGTCGACCTTGGAGAAAAATATTCGTGCCGAAGAGTACGAATTCAAGACGCTGGAAGTTGCTTTGGGCAAGCTGACCAATCCTCGACAGTTACAGAGAGTTGCCACCTCTCGTCTGGGATTGCACGAACCACAGGCCAACCAGGTCGTTACTGTCAAGTAG
- a CDS encoding UDP-N-acetylmuramoyl-L-alanyl-D-glutamate--2,6-diaminopimelate ligase — MKLSQVIADVTSQGELSADVEISHLAYDSRCVQPGTLFFALRGVLVDGHDYAGSAVERGAVAVVVEQPLDLPEEIVQVVVADSRYAMARCAACFYEYPSQGMLIVGVTGTNGKTTMTYLLESILKQAGYTPAVVGTISNRMGDDAVDAEHTTPESLDLQRILADFKSRGADALVIEVSSHALMQSRVVGLTFDVAVFTNLTPEHLDYHKNMESYFSAKTRLFKEPHIYGDFIAVVNTDDPYGAKLVRELNEPLSVGMHRGADVRVCDVEQTMQGTVATLETPQGQVSVRSPLVGPFNLENLLCAVGAGLVLKLPIATIEQGLAAATAVPGRLEPVDNDLGALIVVDYAHTGDALAKALEAMTALNPQRIITVFGCGGDRDTLKRPAMGEVAGRHSDLSIVTSDNPRTENPAKIIEDIQVGIERICAQVDLDAEPDVAGKRYVVIEDRHDAIVYAVNQLRQGDLLLIAGKGHEDYQVIGTEKIHFDDREQVRLALEQRARRESGHESDQ, encoded by the coding sequence ATGAAGTTGTCGCAGGTCATTGCCGATGTTACTTCACAGGGGGAACTGTCCGCGGACGTTGAAATTTCCCATCTGGCCTACGATTCGCGCTGTGTGCAACCCGGCACCCTGTTTTTTGCCTTGCGCGGCGTGCTGGTCGATGGCCATGATTATGCCGGGAGTGCCGTCGAGCGGGGGGCGGTGGCTGTTGTGGTGGAACAGCCGCTGGACCTGCCTGAAGAGATTGTTCAGGTGGTGGTTGCCGACAGCCGTTACGCTATGGCGCGCTGTGCCGCATGTTTTTACGAATATCCTTCCCAGGGTATGCTGATTGTCGGTGTCACCGGCACCAACGGCAAGACCACCATGACCTATCTGCTCGAATCGATCCTCAAGCAGGCCGGTTATACACCGGCTGTGGTCGGAACCATCAGCAACCGTATGGGTGACGATGCCGTGGACGCGGAACACACCACCCCGGAGTCCCTTGACCTGCAAAGGATCCTCGCCGATTTTAAATCACGTGGTGCCGATGCTCTGGTGATTGAAGTGTCTTCCCACGCCCTGATGCAGAGTCGGGTGGTGGGGCTGACCTTTGATGTGGCGGTGTTTACCAACCTGACTCCGGAGCATCTTGACTATCACAAAAACATGGAAAGTTATTTTTCCGCGAAAACCCGCCTGTTCAAGGAACCACACATCTACGGTGATTTTATCGCGGTGGTGAATACCGATGATCCGTATGGGGCCAAGCTGGTGCGGGAACTGAATGAACCGCTCAGTGTCGGCATGCATCGTGGTGCCGATGTACGTGTGTGCGACGTTGAGCAGACCATGCAGGGAACGGTGGCGACGCTGGAGACCCCACAGGGGCAAGTCAGCGTGCGCTCGCCTCTGGTCGGACCGTTCAATCTGGAAAACCTGTTGTGTGCCGTCGGAGCCGGACTGGTGCTGAAGCTGCCCATAGCCACGATTGAACAGGGCCTGGCCGCCGCCACTGCGGTGCCGGGACGTCTGGAACCGGTGGACAATGATCTCGGTGCGTTAATCGTCGTTGATTATGCCCATACCGGCGATGCTCTGGCCAAAGCCCTGGAAGCGATGACGGCTCTGAATCCGCAACGGATCATCACCGTGTTCGGCTGTGGTGGGGATCGCGATACTTTGAAGCGACCGGCCATGGGTGAGGTGGCCGGTCGACATTCTGATTTGAGCATTGTCACGTCGGATAATCCCCGCACCGAAAATCCGGCCAAAATTATCGAAGATATTCAGGTCGGCATTGAGCGGATCTGTGCCCAAGTAGACCTGGACGCTGAGCCGGATGTAGCGGGGAAGCGTTATGTGGTGATTGAAGATCGCCATGATGCCATTGTCTATGCCGTGAATCAGTTGCGACAAGGGGATCTGTTGCTGATCGCCGGTAAGGGACATGAAGATTATCAGGTGATCGGCACGGAGAAGATTCATTTCGACGATCGTGAGCAGGTGCGTCTGGCGTTAGAGCAGCGTGCCCGACGGGAGAGTGGCCATGAATCTGACCAGTGA
- a CDS encoding acylphosphatase — MNLIRATLRISGRVQGVGYRNFVQQSAASFALTGWARNCPDGDVEVVLEGEESDIRHLINCCQQGPSRAQVDKVNMSLSAHTGEFSSFSIRY, encoded by the coding sequence ATGAATCTGATTCGCGCAACCTTACGCATCTCCGGACGCGTTCAGGGAGTGGGCTACCGCAATTTCGTCCAGCAAAGCGCCGCCTCTTTTGCCTTGACCGGCTGGGCCCGCAACTGTCCCGACGGTGATGTTGAAGTGGTCCTTGAAGGGGAGGAAAGCGACATTCGCCACCTGATCAACTGCTGCCAACAAGGGCCATCACGTGCCCAGGTGGACAAAGTCAATATGAGCCTGTCCGCGCACACCGGCGAATTCAGCAGCTTTTCAATTCGCTACTGA